The genome window AGTATTCCTAAATTATAGGAAGGCATAATTTTATGGACTTGATTAGTTCACTGTTGACTAGATTATTGCAAGTTGAGCTATGTAATTATATCCATATCAATATTCACTTTGAATAACCTTCCTGTGAgctatatacatacatacatacatatatatatatatatatatatatataaaaggtgcTAAAAAGTAGAACGGGTTCAATTAGGTCTTAGCTACAAACtttattaagtaaaaaataaaaatcagggCTGATCAGTAGTAACCACTTGGATTCCTTTATAtctaaaaatcaagttctaaTTTTCTAAATAGATTTTTAGAGGgccaattttaaatatatatatatatatatatataaatgtagtaaaatttgGTGAGGAGACTTACGATAAGACTATACCATGGCCAAATAGCAATTGAGTGATGGTGCCTACATAACTCTATGCCTTAAGagacaaaaacaaattcatGATAAGCATGTATAGGCACTAGGCACCCTAAACCTTTTTCTCCACTCTACGACACATTTTTTGCCCTGATTTCACAAAACTATAGTGAAACTGCAAGTAATCACATGATGACCCATTATAAATAGGATAATGATTTCTTCAAATTAACAGGGTCGGCACACCATGTCCATGTGTAAAATGTGaatattattatctatatttttttaagaatgttcACATTTCAAACAAACGCGTGCAAAATGTATATACTGTCGGtgttaaaagtaaaaaaaatttattttttattttactaccCTGGAGTAAATTCAGGTGCTTAGATTGAAAAtaatgtcatattttttttccactgtAATGATTACATAGACTAAAATACCATGTATCTTCCATTTTGAGGCAGACCCCTACGCTGTCAATAAGGACCTAAAGGTCTTGAAACTGAAGGGGAAAATTCTATAATTCAAAAAAAGTAACCCCCAACAGTCCAACTTGGGAAGGGGTATGGTCCTATTCTGTGTGCCCTAACCAAAAACCCCCAAGTTAAATAGTTGGACTATATACGAAATTAAGTTATAGTAATCGAAAAGGCCAAAGAATGGGAAGCCTTTTtcttcaccttcttcttcctctgcAATTTACATCTATTGATGGCCTTTGTAATCATGAGTCTTTGTGCCATCATTGCTATGaaaagcctctctctctctctctctctctctctctccatgtgCCCATACAAACACAATATCTGAGCTGTATGACTCTTACTAATAGCGACTCTCCTATTTAAAGTCAAGAAGCCCTTCTCTTACAAaccacttttttctctcttatagctttcactctctccctctctttttatTGTAGAATTGAAGTACCTCTTTCTCGAGTCAAGAAACGAAGTTTcagagaaaaaaacaagatgGTCACTAACACTTTGTCCATCCCATGTAATCCCTTGTCTTCTACTTTTCGACATCCAAGGCTGTCAAAGAGACACAACCTTAGAGTTCGCCGGCTTAACAGGTTCTCTCCTtgtaaactctctctctctctctctctctctctctctttctctcttttttttctatctgtctctctttctctctctgacaACAAAGTTGTGTAAACTAACAGGAGAAGAAGAGTTTtgaaagaagaagcaaagaagAATAAAAGGGTGAGAGTAGTGAAGATGGAAATGAAGAACTTGAAATTGTTCATGGTAAACCGAAGCATCATAGAAGAGAACGAGAAGCTGAGACAGAAAGCTTTGCTGCTTCACCAAGAGAATCAGGCCCTGTTATTTCAGCTCCAAACAAAGCTCTCTCAACAACAGAAACAGCAACAACAATCACTAATATGAATATATACTGCTTTTTGCAGAAACTAATTAGAAGAATAGGAAGGAATAGGGGCCTCTGTTCTTTGATCTTTTGGGGTAGTCTCATCTCAAtgtcttctctctcctctgttttattttccttttctttactcttttttttggttgtctgGACTCTGGAGTTAACTTAAGTTCTTTGAACAATTAGCTAGGGTGGGGAATGAATAAAGGAAAAATGGGTTATTAGCCTTTTTGTGAGTAATACATGCATGGATTATAATGTATCATAGTGCAACTATGAGTCCTTCTATGAGTATTACATGGAATTTAATGTAGAACGCAACAACTATGcatgtaattatatatatataaacctgtgtttttgagtttttagagaaagagagtcagagagttttttttgttgggagGATGAGGTAACATGAGTCCTAGAACGTCTCAAATCCACTCCAAAATAAGTTAAACACATAGGATATAAAGAGCATGTGTattctgtcaaaaaaaaaagaaaaaaaagagcatgTGTATCTATTTGTGAGTGGTGTAAACCTCCAAGAACCTAAGAGTTTGAAATACCAGAGAATGATGAAATTAACTGACAAATTGGCATTGGCTCAAcgattattttaataataaattttacattagAAAAACATTAGCACCTGTTTTTCATTAGTTTAGAAGTACAGGCACATGAATATGCAGTTTTTGTCAGCATTGCTGGAAATTCTACACTTACCATTCCTACTGCTACTTTCTCAGAGTCAACAATAGCCCAAAAACCTCAAAAGCCCTAACAACCCTTAACTTGGGAAGCAATATTAGGAAACGCTATGGCAAGTGGATGAGGAAATTCAGCCATAAAATATTATGGGGAGCCTGATGCAAGAAGTAATAGgaaaaaaagtggaaaacatTGATTTACATTACTGGAATATGCGTCTAATTAGAGAGCGCTGAGAAACCATATGAGGCCTAAATGCTACAATACCAAATAAGATTGTATTGATTGAGTCATCCTAGACTTACTACGGAGAGAGATTCGAATTTAAGTTTCTTTTGTATTTGAGAACCGAACGGAAACCACAATACTATTGACAGAATACAGAACTCTCAAACGCAAATGGATAGAGAGCGTGTGTGAGTATCATACACAGATAAAACAAATCCAGAACCTTGCAAGGTTTACAACACCCAAGCTACAGTTTCTCTTTcataattagttaattacagGCCCATTTAGCCTACCTATAAGCCAGACACACCTGTAGGCAATTCTCTTCTTTAAGGTATTTTTTGAAACAGGAGAGGAATCCAATGATCGGAATATACTAAAATGGAAATTCAATACTATATCCTATGTACTATATCATCTGAAGCAACTCACACCCATCTATCCAAggcacttttatttttttaattaaggcaaaaaaaaaagttgcatcCAAGTTACATTCAGCCATCTTGAGAAAGAACTTATGTTTAGAATTCAGACACCATAACTTAACTCAAATGTCCCTTCAATCTAACCTAGCAAGTGCAATTAACTCAATGACTAAGCTCCAGCATTTTAGCAAAATCTATGATAATCCGTACTATAATCATGAAgcagcaaaaaaactcaaattgaaAACATTTGGGCCTACCAAATCAACAAAGACTCACCTGCAAAGGGGAAATCAGTGGACATGTTCCATAGAAATTATATtgataccttttttttattttatatatacacaaattaTACTGATACCTACGATAATATACTCTAGATTTATTGCCTTAATAAGTTCAAACTTGAAAAGGAAAATCGAAAGaactttatttttgaatttataatggGTTAAAGGTCTATTTAGATACcgtttattgctgaaaactgaaaacactatagcaaaataatttttaaatatatgaatagtgccgtgagacctaattttaaagttaaatttgcATTTTTCTCAAGTTGCGGGTTCCATGAACAGTGCCCATGGAACCACAGAAATGAAACGCAGACGCACTGGATAGTGCAAAACACGCTACCCAAACTCACATTAAGAAAGCCAAAGACAAACTAGCActtcaaaacccaaaccaaataTCCAGAACTAGGAAAACAAACTAATACCGACCAATTAAGATAAAGTCGTCATCATCGAGAACCTGAACATCTTTTTCTCCTACAAAATTCTCCCGGCCAATTTCCTTCACCAAATTAACAAACTCTACCCTCTTTGCCAGAGGAAGAGGAACATATGGGAGCCTGAAAACTGGCCTCACAACTCCAAGTTGAGCAAGAGCCGTGTTTAAGCCAATGGGATTTGGCTCTTCAAAAAGCCACTCAATCAGAGGCATGAGCTTTGCATTCAGTGAAGGGTTCTTTCCTCCAAACATAAGTTCCCTCATTAATCCGGGAACAAGGTTGCTAGCAACAGATATCACCCCAGTCGCTCCATAGCTCCATCTAGAATCATGGCATTCATCATCATTCCCACTCCACACTACTATACCATTATCTGTATACTGCTTGACCCGATCATTTCCAACACACTCCTTAACACCAGCCAAGTAAGCACTCCGGGCTATAGTGTGAATTACACCTGGGGGAATATCTTGGCCAGTCCGCGAAGGCACATTGTATATGATGCTGGGACCCATGGATAGAACACTTTCGAAGTGAGAGACCATTCCCTCCTTGGAGGTTTTGCCATAGTAGGGATTAATGTGAAGGGCACCATGCATTCCAACAGCAAAACCCTGTTCGGTAGCATGAATTGCTTCCCTTGTGGAATTGCTTCCAGTGTTTCCAATAACCTTAATTGATCCACCAAAACAGTTTACTGTGTGGCCAATAAGCATTATATGTTCATCCCAGCTCATCAATTGGCCTTCACCAGTTGTGCCACCAACAATAATACCTTCAGCACCATTGACAATCTGCATGTTCACCAGGTCATCATACGCTTCTAGATCGAATCTACCATCAGGTAGGTATGGAGTTTTGATGGCTGTTATCAATCTAAGAGCCTTTATATCATCTGTCGATGTCCTGAAAACATAATAAGAGCATCATTAACAATCTAAGGCACCAATTCTcactacaaaaaacaaaacaaaaataaagtggATATCTAAGGACAACCGCTACAGTACTACCAtttctttaaaaacaaaataaaaggttCCATCATTTTATTTACTGACAATGTTATATTTGTTAAAACACAACCACACTTACACCAGCACAAATGCACAACATTATGTAATTTGTACAGACTGACCAGTACACTACCAGCGGTCAGTAAGACaaccaataaattttattttacttgatCAATTCACAATACCAGACAAACGACTCCGACACTCACACTCACCAGCCAGCAATGGATATTTGAGCATAGATTTAGATACTGTTCATGTGGTGCCTCAGTTATTTGAACTTAGAATCTCCATTTGAACAATTCAGGAGGAGAGCATATACAcatattgcaacaatttttatttaagcaaaaaacttCCATGTATACAGAGGGTATACAGAGAATGCACCAACATCAGCCTCTCAAATTACAAGAGTGTATATATCTTCAGTCTAGGGACAATAAATGCAGATAGTATGAAAGAAATATTGAATATATAAGGTTATGTTtagtaacagtttttgttttctattttcaaaaacttgtttttgggaatataaagaaaaaacaattttcttgtatttttgaaatcaaaaacatgtttggtttgttgaaattaaaaaaatagttttttgaaaaaaaaatagaaaataccataatatgttgttattaggatttgaactctaatgcaactcattaaatgagatagattcataaaattaaatgcatgtttttattgacttttgaaaattagaaactgaaaatagccttttgtatgtttttagtttcctttacaaattgagttttgagaacagtttttgttttctgtctattttgagttgccaaacaagtttttaagtctcaaaaataaaaaattgtttttgaaaacataaaataagggaaaaaaacagttaccaaacataccctaaactTTTCCTTCAGAATCTAATTAAAGCAAAGCTACTCTCTGACAAATTATAAGTACAATACACATTCACACACCcagacaattaaaaaattaaatacaaggCACTACAGATGGCACAACAGTCCAGATATTTGATATGAAAAATGCATCTATATGGAACATGTCATTTGATAATGTACCTATTTTTAACTTCCAAGCTGCGCATTGGAAGATGGAAATCAGGTATTACAGCTGCTTGCGGAGGCCTCCACTTTGCATTCCTACCTCATAGCAACAGAGAAAATTAAATTAGCAAAACAGAGTTTTTGGCAAGAAGACTTGGCCCCTTTCTCAAGTTTCATGCCAGCACttgttagcattagagttcagCAAAAGGACAGCCCTCCATACAAATATAAATCAATCTATAAAGATCAATTATATGCCTAAAAGACTAAGTAAAAAAGTAACAAACCAGAGAAattaattgcaaaaataaatcaaatgtaCACAAGACTATGCGGCTGAgcagaaattttatttcatttgattctcaaaacaaaagttTAACACAGCAGTTATTCTagcttcccccccccccaaaaaaaaaaaaaggcagttGAAGGCTTGAAGCAAGTCAATAAAGAAATGTTCTAaagtcaaatgaaaattttaagcatCTAAAAGTTTGTCTATCAAACAAATACTTTCtagtttttaaccaaaaatGTTTTCCAGTTGCTTGGCACAAGATTTCTCCTGCATCCTGGACTAACAAAAAATAGCTGAAGTAAGCATTAACAATAACAAAGGAACCTATACTATgcttttcaaaattgatacaatgTCCATCCTAAACTTCAAACGGAGAAAATTTTCCCCAAGTTATTGTTAATAAGCACTTTGCCCGCTACCTTTAGGATTTCtgtcaaatttaaaattcaaaaatctgcCAAAAACACATTATATACACACTACCAATTGCTCAGCTTTGATGAGGGGGAAGCGCACTCAACCAAAAATAAGTAACAAAGAGCAGAGGTGGCGCCaccttaagttttttttttatatataataatttaaaaaaaaaaaaattatttgtctacccttcaaaaaaaatttggtaacaccctcaattttttttatgccaataaaatcaaaattttctctataatttgttctacattcagtggatgaatgattgcttggttgtgtacattaaaagagatgtagcttgtaacattgataatgagactatcatgcaacgatttcaaaatataaaaactgtAGAAttcaattgtaaactttatgcatttgggtgttttttttttattgttgttgttgtcagtatatgaatttatctttttattagattgtataatttatatttcttaggAAACGAGAAAAATTCCTGGAGCCACCACCAACAAAGAGGAAGCTATTAGCATGTCTTCATGTCACAACACTTTTATTCAACAACCTCATTTTGTCAGATATCATCACCACAAAAATCTTCATTGACTCAACTTAATTAAAACAATAAACAGATTAATATAATACAAGATTGATTCTACAAAGGTTTTTaccttattttataatttgatagttacaacggGAGAAGGGGGATTTAATCTACGGACGTCAGTTTACATTCATTGTCACGTCAGTTTGAGAGTGTTTTCTACTAAAATCGAGAGTTCCACTTTAGCTTCGCAACCAACAACCTAGAAACAACATTCCATAGTCTCAAATAAATCCAATTACATGTGGATGGAGAAAACAGGTTTGTGAAACTCGAACATAACACAAAAAAATGGGTGTGTTTGTGCTTTAAGGATACGAACAGATACTACATTCTAATTTCGTCCTAatagctaatatatatataatttcatatttctgtttctttttaaaTTGACGAGAAACAAACACCACGACAACAAAAACGGATCACAGAtcagatttttaaaaaaatgtataatgaTGGAGTTATTACttactattaattaattaaataactaaGTAAGAAAGTGACAGAGcaattgataaaacaataataataagaataagatTAACCTCTTATAGTTATCGGGACAGGTGGGACGCGCAAACTGGAGAGCAGGGCCCCTCAGAGACAAGCTATCGCTCTTCAAAGCAGCCATTTCTTTGCAAGTGAGATTTAATCAAAACCCGGATTCGACCCGAATAGAAAGGAGGGAAATAGATTTCAAATGAGAtcagaagaagcagaagaaaaaaaatgtggagAAGTGGGAGTGGTAGTGGTGAAGAAAATAATGGTGGCAAAGAGAGATTGGTTGAGAGAGTTAAAAGAGGTTAGCGCGGTGGACCATGGCTTCGCCGTCGccggaggaggaggagaagggTTGATTGTGGCTGTGGATGAGCGGTGGCTTTCAGTTTAGAGGCGGCTGGGTTTTTCACAATAAAGAGAGCTCCTTTTTGTAGTTTGAGGCGGGGCCGTGTGGGGAGACTGTGAAGTCAATAATTGGATGGCTTCTGTGCTGATGCGTGTCACTTTTTAGCAGACGTGTGTTGATTAAGATGTTTATACCTATTAGGAAATGTAATTTATCACCAATAGATTGGAACATGATAGTAACTAGGAGTCTAggagtagattttttttttttttttttttttacaactaacTTATAACCCTATATGTATGCatagatacacttaaagatatacaataaaatacataatataattcatatatataatttaaatactattgatagtcatttttatattttgttaactctttagaaaaatttgtaaggatattattaggtataaaatgtaaattgtccttcttctttttaattattgtgaaatgcgctttttttttattcatttattctagacttttttatttttgtacttaataactcactcgaatggatatttatgatgtaatcccatatttgattttaaaattaagaataaataatttaggatacatggcacaaaattagaactctaatttggaattctagtttgagtttctctcatcttcacctattattattgtggggcccgaaatctgaggacccagcccactttgtgttaagggcccaaagcccaagtCGAGGAGCCCTATTGCCAAGGACGCGTaatgaaagctccttgaaggcccaaggatgtggctgAGGACGACTTCACgtccaacatctcacaaaaacgCTTGAAGAAAATGACAgattcagtacaagagcagcacaagggagaaagctgccaacacttTAATGCGGAGCCtagcgcctgacaaacccatactcagcTATCCAGTTTTTCCCAACCATTCTGACGTATAgattgataagacgagtaactACTCCAGACAAGGAAAAAccgacacgtaggtgaagaacgAGAAGGAAATACtggtataaaagggaaagagagctgaaacaaaaaggggggggggatCCCAGAAAAAAGGAGAATGGTGAGAATGAGACGgtcctcggactaagtccgaggagacaaacttttcaaaccacattcgtgtaaggcttagctatacaggccaaatccaccttcgtatgggcttccatgaaagtCATGACTAAACCGCcgcccaacgaccaaggtccagcctttctatCCCACTCTCTAtgaattatattgttcgggcctttTTACATACAAGCCCAAagtcatccttgggtcgttaaaaatcgtgtccctacaattggcgccgtctgtgggaaggcttgcgcgttggcgcaggtggcggtggagtcaactctctagcaagtaGAGGTTTGTGGGATTTCCTGCATCTCCGGCGACatgcagttgttgctccgacataaacttctgctaggggctacgccctacagtgccaagggcgcgggcagctctaggggcttctaGCCTCAAGAccagctctccccgccctggtctaggggcttacgttcgaaaaataaataaatacaaaagaaaaattacaagttttggacagaaccaaggccttgcatggtcctcggactcaagcctatggggaaaccaagtacttaaaagaaaaaactacaagttttggacagaaccaaggccttgcatggtcctcagactcaagcctatggggaaaccaagtacttaaaagaaaaaacgacaagttttggacagaaccaaggccttgcatggtcctcggactcaagcctatggggaaaccaactacttaaaaaaaaaactacgttACAAGGACCTTAGAatctatccgaggagaactccccATTAACAGCTGGGTTAATCCCTAAACTGCATGGATTCCCCAGTCTACTCTTGGatcctcagtaccaaagggattgatgcaatatagagcaatatgttaccaaaaacacaatcgaagtccctcactgctcggctaccctcttggatgaattatttagagtttatcatTCTCGGACATTTGTCTTGCATGCATCGCACAGCGCTCGgccgttatctcggttagttccaagagtttaatttattgagaattaccattgttatacttgataatgtcagtaagtttaaactagtaggaatttgttttaaggttttttcctgctctaagtatcattaaaggaaagtgtatatttaatattcgtgcacaaagtagttgttgcagaaaagaaaagtatttgagattaagcaaattcatttcttattaagacaaaagaacagtataGTGTACAATGAAGGAGCTTAAATAAGCTCATATTAAAACTAACTACACAAGCGAAAAGTAAAGATACAAAAGAATGAAGGAAAAGCCAAAGAAGAGGTGCAGAGAAGAGCCGCGCTGCCGCTTCAAAATTTCGTCTAAGGAAgtcattcctcaatacttttacatgcctataactcaggcagccaaagaacccaacgtggggcctgcaccgttgaagaaaaggtgcagagagctcGGCTCCGGGCTAGCgcagctgaagaaaaggtgcagggaacccaacttgaggcccGCACCGTTGAAGAAAGGGTGCCGGGaaccggaagttgaggagcctccacaaaaatttgcctgcgacaaggcaaacagcgctgatggcggaaattctttcttctgacacaccaaaaatctgatgtgaccagaacctgcttcggattttgactgaaagaggtggAGGTACCGTTCCCACCTTATCCAAGCGGGAGGTCACCTTAAATCTGTGCCTCCCTTGCCCAGACCATACCACCTTAAGTCTTGGAAGAGTCTGGTGCCTCGGTGGCGGGTAAGGTTCCTCCACCTCCACCCAAGCCTCAAACATATTGCACTAAGGGAAGACGACACTGGATGTGGGAACTGGTTATGGGTAAAAGGTTATAATTTTGAAGAGAGCAGAAGGGTTTATATGCCAGGAGAACAGCCACCTATCCTGCTTATATAAAGGGTAAGGTGGTGTCATTTAATTTGAGCAGATTCCCAAGAAACGCTGCGGACAAGGCAGCTCTGGCACAATTTCCAACACCATCCGCCACCGTAAGATTTAAAggtcctcgtgaaggcgcgcctcgaatACTGAAACGACAAAGGATACTGCGCGGATGAAGAATAAAGTACTGCCTCTTAATTCGGCACATCTCCCATGCAAATGGAAGAACACAAGCAGCAGTAAGGTACGAAACTTGAGCAAGTCACGAGGTGGGCtcagcatcaccaaaaccctcctccccaactaaaaagtcaggaagcaggattttgagggtctattgtggggcccgaaatctgaggacCCGGCCCATTTTGTGTTAAGgacccaaagcccaggccgaggagccctattgCCAATGACATGCgatgaaagctccttgaaggcccaaggatgtggccgaggacgacttcaCGTTcaacatctcacaaaaacgcttgaagaaaaggacagattcagtacaagagcagcacaagggagaaagctgccaacaccttaatgcggagcccagcgcctgacaaacTCATACTCAtgccatgctatccagcttttcccaaccactatgacgtatggattgataagacgagtaactaccccaaacaaggaaaaactgacacgtaggtgaagaacggGAAGGAAATATtggtataaaagggaaagagagttGAAACAAAAAGGGGGGGGGATCCCAGAAAAAAGGGGGGATCCT of Quercus lobata isolate SW786 chromosome 8, ValleyOak3.0 Primary Assembly, whole genome shotgun sequence contains these proteins:
- the LOC115958142 gene encoding 4-hydroxy-tetrahydrodipicolinate synthase, chloroplastic-like; amino-acid sequence: MAALKSDSLSLRGPALQFARPTCPDNYKRNAKWRPPQAAVIPDFHLPMRSLEVKNRTSTDDIKALRLITAIKTPYLPDGRFDLEAYDDLVNMQIVNGAEGIIVGGTTGEGQLMSWDEHIMLIGHTVNCFGGSIKVIGNTGSNSTREAIHATEQGFAVGMHGALHINPYYGKTSKEGMVSHFESVLSMGPSIIYNVPSRTGQDIPPGVIHTIARSAYLAGVKECVGNDRVKQYTDNGIVVWSGNDDECHDSRWSYGATGVISVASNLVPGLMRELMFGGKNPSLNAKLMPLIEWLFEEPNPIGLNTALAQLGVVRPVFRLPYVPLPLAKRVEFVNLVKEIGRENFVGEKDVQVLDDDDFILIGRY